A segment of the Desulfurellaceae bacterium genome:
AGGCGGTGGATCGTCCGCCCGGCAAAGGTATCCTGTTTGCTGCGGCGCAGCTCGGTCAGGTTGAAGTTCGAGTAAACGAGAACCTCGCCGTTGTCGGCCGCCTCAATCTCGATGTTGGAGACCACCCGGCGCAGACGCGATCTGGGGTCCTGGGAGTAGGCCGCCCCACCCTTGAGCCGGTCGATCCGATCCCGGAGCTGGTGCAGCTGGTCGTAGATAATCGCCACCTGCTGGCTGGGGTCCATATCGTCGTCATTGCTCGGCACCCAGTACAGGGCGTCCTCGGCCCACAGCGCCAGCCATTCGTCGTAGGCGTGCTCGTCCATCAACCGCGCCTCGCGGTACAGGAAATTCTCGATCTGGTGGCGGTCGACGGCCGGCAATCGCGATCTCTGTGTCGTATCGCTTGTCATCAGGCTTGCCTGTGTCACGCGCTCCCGCTGGCCCGGCGG
Coding sequences within it:
- a CDS encoding aromatic-ring-hydroxylating dioxygenase subunit beta, with amino-acid sequence MTSDTTQRSRLPAVDRHQIENFLYREARLMDEHAYDEWLALWAEDALYWVPSNDDDMDPSQQVAIIYDQLHQLRDRIDRLKGGAAYSQDPRSRLRRVVSNIEIEAADNGEVLVYSNFNLTELRRSKQDTFAGRTIHRLRPDADGLKMVSKKVLLVNNDEVIDNLTFLI